In Lacrimispora indolis DSM 755, a genomic segment contains:
- a CDS encoding cysteine hydrolase family protein — translation MVLLVVDVQHLIVTPDLYHYDLFVNSVRQLLHSARKNNTEIIYIRHDDGVELTKGADGFDIFDDFAPLPGDEIFDKHFNSAFKGTELTAYLHSKNENQIMIVGLQTDYCIDATIKCGFEHGFEMIVPADCNTTVANEYLSGEQSYRYYNDKMWNKRYAKCLSFDDALSMLNGSVH, via the coding sequence ATGGTATTATTGGTTGTTGATGTACAACATCTGATTGTTACGCCTGATCTTTATCATTACGATTTATTTGTAAATAGTGTCAGGCAATTGCTTCATTCTGCACGAAAGAATAATACTGAGATTATCTATATCCGCCATGATGATGGTGTGGAATTGACAAAGGGAGCAGATGGATTTGATATTTTTGATGACTTTGCTCCATTGCCTGGTGATGAGATTTTTGACAAACACTTTAACAGTGCATTTAAAGGCACTGAACTGACAGCGTATTTACATTCTAAAAACGAAAATCAGATTATGATTGTGGGGCTGCAAACGGATTACTGCATTGATGCAACAATTAAATGCGGCTTTGAACATGGCTTTGAAATGATCGTTCCCGCCGATTGCAACACAACCGTTGCGAATGAGTATCTATCAGGGGAACAGTCTTACCGATATTATAATGATAAAATGTGGAACAAGCGGTATGCAAAATGTCTGAGCTTTGATGATGCGCTTTCTATGCTTAATGGCAGTGTTCATTAA
- a CDS encoding S8 family peptidase, giving the protein MTFINDRYSVLHAPANEFLMCLLGKQPYSIFPHIYTLNSTFSLEKSSVKSFQYNPNFSLFGQGVLIGFVDTGIDYQHPAFLYNDGSTRIHSIWDQTMTDGTPPENFTFGSEYKKDSINMALIDNDPFSIVPTRDDNGHGTMLAGIAAGSPDLGEDFSGVASKAELVIVKLKQAKPYNRQIFCVRNDIDCYLETDIMLGIEYLRSVALKLDRPIVICIGVGSSQGEHNGMGGLPAYLNNLASYHGMSICIAAGNEGNHHRHYYGSFDTTDYNKSFELRIDQSDPDFFFELWNHSPYRLAISISSPLGENTQIIHPKLDECREFKFIYGATTLYINNIILEEESGMQLILVRFKNAISGLWNIKVTSMDKHESAFNVWLPSGPIITTNTYFLEATAEITVTNPGNANHPLTVTAYNQFNDSILIEASRGFSASGLPIPDIAAPGFQLTCPLPDQAYGSATGTGAAAAHVAGIQAMIMEWAILRGNYTTITGKDVNNLLIRGAYRNNLLVYPNPIWGYGQVNVMGSFSQLSFHRLSL; this is encoded by the coding sequence TTGACTTTTATAAACGACAGATACTCCGTTCTTCATGCACCTGCCAACGAATTCCTTATGTGTCTCCTTGGAAAACAGCCTTACTCCATATTTCCCCATATTTACACCCTTAACTCTACCTTTAGTTTGGAAAAGTCCAGCGTAAAATCATTTCAATATAATCCTAATTTTTCTTTGTTTGGCCAGGGTGTTCTCATTGGATTTGTTGACACTGGAATTGATTATCAGCATCCTGCTTTTCTTTATAATGATGGTTCCACGCGGATTCACTCCATATGGGATCAAACCATGACAGATGGCACACCTCCGGAAAATTTTACATTTGGCAGCGAATATAAAAAGGACTCCATTAACATGGCATTAATTGACAATGACCCTTTTTCCATTGTTCCGACCCGTGATGACAATGGACATGGCACTATGCTGGCCGGTATTGCCGCCGGATCTCCTGACTTAGGAGAGGATTTCAGCGGGGTGGCCTCTAAAGCAGAGCTGGTGATCGTCAAGCTGAAGCAGGCCAAACCATACAACCGCCAAATCTTTTGTGTCAGAAATGACATTGACTGCTATCTTGAAACCGATATCATGCTTGGCATCGAATACCTCCGTTCCGTAGCCTTAAAATTGGACCGTCCTATTGTTATATGCATTGGAGTGGGATCCAGCCAGGGCGAACACAACGGAATGGGGGGGCTTCCTGCTTATTTAAACAACCTGGCCTCCTACCACGGCATGTCAATATGCATTGCTGCCGGAAATGAAGGCAACCACCACAGACATTATTATGGATCCTTTGATACTACGGATTATAATAAAAGTTTTGAACTGCGGATTGACCAGTCAGATCCGGATTTCTTTTTTGAGCTATGGAACCATTCTCCATACCGTCTGGCCATTTCCATTTCATCGCCGCTTGGGGAAAATACCCAGATCATCCATCCCAAACTTGATGAGTGCCGGGAATTCAAGTTTATTTATGGAGCTACCACCTTATATATCAACAACATTATACTGGAAGAAGAAAGCGGCATGCAGCTTATACTGGTACGTTTTAAAAATGCAATCAGCGGACTATGGAACATCAAGGTTACAAGCATGGATAAGCACGAATCTGCCTTCAACGTATGGCTGCCTTCCGGTCCAATCATAACAACCAATACATACTTTCTTGAAGCAACAGCGGAAATTACTGTTACAAATCCAGGGAATGCTAACCATCCGCTTACTGTGACCGCGTACAATCAGTTTAATGACAGCATTCTCATTGAAGCCAGCAGGGGGTTTTCCGCCTCCGGGCTCCCTATTCCAGATATTGCTGCTCCCGGGTTTCAGCTTACATGTCCATTGCCGGATCAGGCCTATGGGAGTGCTACCGGTACCGGGGCAGCCGCCGCACACGTTGCCGGAATACAGGCTATGATCATGGAGTGGGCCATTCTCCGCGGTAATTATACTACTATTACAGGAAAGGATGTTAATAATCTTCTGATAAGAGGCGCCTACCGAAACAATCTTCTTGTATATCCAAATCCAATATGGGGGTACGGACAAGTCAATGTTATGGGATCCTTCAGCCAATTGAGTTTTCACCGGCTGAGCCTTTAA
- a CDS encoding aminoglycoside 6-adenylyltransferase, which produces MRSEKEMFDIILRVAGADERVRAVYMNGSRANPNVEKDIYQDYDIVYVVTETQSFLQNKSWINIFGEIAVVQEPDSNDFGWGKGCDFTKSYGWLILFKDGNRIDLRIMIREKAMEHFLSDSLTVPLLDKDRLLPQIPRSCDTGYWIKAPTKKMFDGCCNEFWWCLNNVAKGIKRDQIPYAMRMYTEVVHVQLDKMVEWYIAMNHEFSVSTGMWGKYYKKYLPSDFYESYLKTYSDGSSENFWKAVFTACGLFRTLALQVSHHLGYTYCKQDDENMVNYITHVKNTVHGT; this is translated from the coding sequence ATGCGCAGTGAAAAAGAAATGTTTGATATAATATTAAGGGTCGCAGGAGCAGATGAACGTGTCAGAGCCGTGTACATGAATGGCTCCCGTGCAAATCCTAATGTTGAAAAGGATATTTATCAGGATTATGATATTGTTTATGTTGTTACGGAAACACAATCATTCTTACAGAACAAATCATGGATCAATATCTTTGGAGAGATTGCTGTAGTACAGGAACCGGACTCTAATGACTTTGGTTGGGGCAAAGGCTGTGACTTTACCAAATCATATGGCTGGCTTATCTTATTTAAAGATGGAAACAGGATCGATCTGCGTATTATGATCAGGGAAAAAGCTATGGAACATTTTCTCTCTGACAGCCTTACGGTACCCTTGCTGGACAAGGATCGTCTCCTGCCCCAAATCCCCCGGTCATGTGATACCGGTTACTGGATCAAAGCTCCTACAAAGAAAATGTTTGACGGGTGCTGCAATGAGTTCTGGTGGTGCTTAAACAACGTTGCAAAAGGAATTAAAAGGGATCAGATTCCCTATGCCATGAGGATGTATACGGAAGTTGTACATGTTCAGCTTGATAAAATGGTAGAATGGTACATCGCCATGAACCATGAATTTTCTGTTTCAACAGGAATGTGGGGAAAATATTATAAAAAATACCTGCCTTCTGATTTTTATGAATCCTATTTAAAAACATACTCTGACGGCAGTTCTGAAAATTTCTGGAAAGCTGTTTTCACGGCCTGCGGTCTGTTTCGCACTCTTGCGCTGCAGGTTTCCCATCATTTGGGATATACTTACTGCAAGCAGGACGATGAAAATATGGTAAACTATATCACCCATGTTAAAAATACGGTCCATGGAACATAA
- a CDS encoding dimethylarginine dimethylaminohydrolase family protein yields MKKETILVKSEFAPLKKVVLTQSEFIFPQLEEINNDTTFLTEESLDLYFGVDTAGKDYKDVFPQRQEQWEKERENLKNVLEKYGVEVLRPRLLTEYEKEMGKEYGCCNFFARDPFFTVGSSMIEGSLRFFHRRNEILPIRDILVKEAYHSSAFYVSVPRPDISQGFDAELGPFLEGGDVLVLDKTVFVGNSGLASNQNGYLWLKSYLSHWEYDVVQVPLKSDVLHLDCALSLVRDGLMIVCEEAFLKGIPEALKNWDKISVPYKDIAHLAINGLPVNESVYIMDPQFEYIAEQLKDNGITVELIDFKISRSLGGSFRCSTQPLVRE; encoded by the coding sequence ATGAAAAAAGAAACGATACTGGTGAAAAGTGAATTTGCACCCTTAAAGAAGGTTGTGCTGACCCAATCGGAATTTATCTTTCCCCAGCTTGAGGAGATCAATAATGATACCACTTTTCTCACTGAAGAAAGTCTGGATTTATATTTCGGTGTTGATACCGCAGGAAAGGATTATAAGGACGTCTTCCCCCAGCGTCAGGAACAATGGGAAAAAGAACGGGAAAACTTAAAAAATGTACTTGAAAAATATGGTGTGGAGGTTCTTCGTCCCCGGCTTCTGACTGAGTATGAAAAAGAAATGGGCAAGGAATACGGCTGCTGTAATTTCTTTGCCCGGGATCCTTTTTTCACCGTTGGCTCTTCCATGATCGAAGGTTCTCTGCGCTTCTTTCACCGGAGAAACGAAATCCTTCCAATCAGGGATATTCTTGTAAAAGAGGCTTATCATAGCAGCGCGTTTTATGTATCCGTACCAAGACCGGATATTTCCCAGGGCTTTGATGCCGAATTGGGTCCATTTTTAGAGGGAGGAGATGTTCTGGTCTTAGACAAGACTGTTTTTGTGGGGAATTCCGGACTGGCCTCTAACCAGAATGGCTACCTGTGGCTTAAGTCATATTTATCCCACTGGGAATATGACGTGGTTCAGGTGCCTTTAAAAAGCGATGTGCTCCACTTGGATTGTGCATTAAGCCTTGTAAGAGACGGTCTGATGATCGTCTGCGAGGAAGCCTTTCTGAAGGGAATTCCTGAGGCCTTAAAAAACTGGGATAAAATTTCTGTTCCCTATAAGGACATTGCTCATTTAGCAATAAACGGACTTCCGGTAAATGAATCGGTTTACATTATGGATCCTCAATTTGAATACATTGCAGAACAGTTAAAAGACAACGGGATTACGGTTGAATTGATTGACTTCAAGATTTCCCGAAGCTTAGGCGGCTCTTTCCGGTGCAGTACACAGCCCCTTGTAAGGGAATAA
- a CDS encoding NUDIX hydrolase N-terminal domain-containing protein, giving the protein MSDKKWLEWAVELQAIAQAGLHYGKDCFDQERYERIREISAEMISNQSEIPVEKVRGLFCCETGYQTPKIDSRAAVFKDNRILLVKEADGNWSLPGGWVDVNLSVKENIIKEVREESGLDVRVDKVIAVQDREKHNLPVYAYKICKIFMQCSVIGGSFQVNNETTDSRYFSLEELPPLAEEKCNEEQIRMCFQAFSDEMWETVLD; this is encoded by the coding sequence ATGTCTGATAAAAAGTGGCTTGAATGGGCTGTTGAATTGCAGGCGATCGCCCAGGCCGGACTGCATTATGGAAAGGATTGTTTTGATCAGGAGCGGTATGAAAGAATCCGGGAGATTTCGGCGGAAATGATCAGCAATCAATCGGAAATCCCTGTGGAAAAGGTCAGGGGCTTATTTTGCTGTGAAACAGGGTATCAAACTCCCAAGATTGATTCCAGAGCTGCTGTTTTTAAAGACAACAGGATCCTCCTTGTAAAAGAAGCAGATGGAAACTGGTCCCTGCCCGGAGGCTGGGTCGATGTAAATCTGTCTGTAAAAGAGAATATCATAAAAGAAGTCAGGGAGGAGTCCGGCCTTGATGTCAGGGTTGACAAGGTCATCGCCGTACAGGACAGAGAAAAACACAATCTTCCGGTTTATGCCTACAAGATTTGCAAGATCTTTATGCAGTGTTCTGTTATTGGCGGTTCATTTCAAGTAAATAATGAAACCACGGACAGTCGGTACTTTTCACTGGAAGAATTACCTCCCCTTGCGGAAGAAAAATGTAATGAAGAACAGATCAGGATGTGTTTTCAGGCCTTCTCTGATGAAATGTGGGAAACTGTGCTGGATTAG
- a CDS encoding 2'-5' RNA ligase family protein produces the protein MITRTIMIFPEFHNMEVINFYRNKYDPLSDLVKPHITLVFPFQSGISNDELNSHLDSQLINIKPFEITLQGVSRHPGESGNYLFLNVVKGTESIRLIHDKLYSGALKEFFNGDPYCPHLTLGNTASIKELENAYLDASACSETFKATVNIISTEMIGRSGESIIISEYKLPD, from the coding sequence ATGATTACAAGAACTATCATGATATTTCCAGAGTTTCATAATATGGAAGTAATTAATTTCTATAGAAATAAATATGATCCTTTATCAGACCTTGTAAAACCGCACATTACCTTGGTCTTTCCATTCCAAAGCGGCATCAGCAATGATGAATTAAACAGTCATTTAGACAGTCAGCTCATAAATATCAAGCCCTTTGAGATTACTTTGCAGGGAGTTTCCAGACATCCCGGTGAATCAGGAAATTACTTGTTTTTAAACGTAGTAAAGGGCACGGAATCAATCCGTCTGATCCATGATAAGCTATATTCCGGTGCATTGAAGGAGTTCTTTAACGGAGATCCTTATTGCCCCCATTTAACCCTTGGAAATACCGCCTCAATTAAAGAACTGGAAAATGCCTATTTGGATGCATCTGCGTGCAGTGAAACATTCAAAGCCACGGTAAACATAATTTCAACAGAAATGATAGGAAGGTCAGGGGAATCCATTATCATAAGTGAATATAAATTGCCGGATTAA
- a CDS encoding S8 family peptidase: protein MKKILDNNFYDLIITNPVSPTMNDENITYLNNRHSLLHIPVANINICDLVMYPSHTFPAIYTPTSTVSLEQTGVGDIQRNPALALFGEGVIVLMIDTGIDYQHPAFRNSDGSTRILTIWDQTQQEGTPPEAFTFGTEYSREEINAALNSDDPLSVVPSTDTNGHGTAIASVIAGTPNVLETFSGVVPQSDIVMVKLKEAKENLRRFFFIPDDILCFQESDIMLGFRYALTISARFSRPVVTCIALGSNQGGHDGRGALSGYLNDLALQPGIGLSVSAGNEGNSQRHYFNSTLVEPYYNDFELRIGEDDKMFSMEVWSYSLGRVSIDISSPNRESTQQIYPSIGDCRIFNFVFSPTTIYVNNYVFEEETGDQLILVRFQDTTPGIWRIRIRAIEDEPLSFHSWLPSGNLISNQTFFINSSPDTTITSPGNGRRQLTVTAYNQLNNSILGESSRGYTRIGIVKPDIASPGYQLTCAVPGGGYGSVTGTGAAAAHAAGITAMVFEWAIVRGHYSTMNGIDVSRLMMRGAVRTSTYTYPNNIWGYGQVNVNNLFRQLTSI from the coding sequence GTGAAAAAAATTTTGGATAACAACTTTTACGACCTAATCATTACCAACCCAGTATCTCCAACCATGAACGATGAAAACATTACCTATTTAAATAATCGGCATTCCTTGCTGCATATCCCGGTTGCCAACATAAACATTTGTGATTTGGTAATGTATCCCTCTCACACCTTTCCTGCAATATATACCCCCACTTCCACCGTCAGCCTTGAACAGACCGGTGTTGGAGATATCCAGCGCAATCCTGCATTAGCCTTGTTCGGAGAGGGTGTAATTGTTTTAATGATTGATACGGGAATCGATTATCAGCATCCCGCCTTCCGTAACAGCGACGGCTCCACCCGCATTCTCACCATATGGGACCAGACACAGCAGGAAGGAACTCCGCCTGAGGCGTTTACCTTTGGTACAGAATACAGCAGGGAAGAAATCAATGCCGCATTGAATTCTGATGATCCCTTATCCGTTGTACCCTCCACGGACACCAACGGACACGGAACAGCCATTGCAAGCGTTATCGCCGGTACTCCCAATGTATTGGAAACCTTTAGCGGCGTGGTTCCCCAATCCGATATCGTAATGGTAAAGCTGAAGGAAGCAAAGGAGAATTTAAGAAGATTTTTTTTTATTCCCGATGATATCTTATGTTTTCAGGAATCGGATATTATGCTTGGATTCCGTTATGCTCTCACCATATCTGCAAGATTCAGCCGCCCTGTAGTCACTTGCATTGCCCTCGGAAGCAACCAGGGGGGCCATGACGGGAGGGGGGCCTTAAGCGGTTACTTAAATGATTTAGCGCTGCAGCCCGGCATTGGATTATCCGTCTCAGCCGGTAATGAGGGAAACAGTCAAAGACATTATTTTAATTCCACACTTGTTGAACCTTATTACAATGACTTTGAATTAAGAATAGGAGAAGATGACAAAATGTTTTCCATGGAAGTCTGGTCATACTCCCTTGGACGGGTTTCCATTGACATTTCTTCTCCAAACAGAGAATCCACCCAGCAGATTTATCCATCAATCGGTGACTGCAGGATTTTTAATTTTGTATTTTCCCCCACCACCATTTATGTCAATAATTATGTTTTTGAGGAAGAGACCGGGGACCAGCTCATATTAGTACGTTTTCAAGACACCACTCCCGGAATCTGGCGTATACGGATCCGGGCTATTGAAGATGAACCCTTATCCTTTCATTCCTGGCTTCCTTCGGGCAATCTCATATCCAACCAGACTTTTTTTATTAACTCCTCTCCGGATACCACCATTACTTCTCCTGGAAACGGCAGGCGCCAGCTTACTGTGACCGCCTACAATCAGCTGAACAACTCGATTCTCGGCGAATCAAGCAGAGGCTACACAAGGATTGGTATTGTCAAACCGGACATAGCCTCTCCCGGCTATCAGCTCACCTGTGCAGTTCCGGGAGGGGGGTATGGTTCCGTAACAGGTACAGGAGCGGCGGCAGCCCATGCAGCCGGCATCACTGCCATGGTTTTTGAATGGGCAATTGTCAGAGGACATTACAGTACCATGAACGGAATCGATGTCAGCCGTCTGATGATGAGGGGGGCAGTGCGGACCAGCACCTATACCTACCCAAATAACATATGGGGATACGGTCAGGTGAATGTGAACAATCTGTTTCGGCAGCTTACCAGCATTTAG
- a CDS encoding phage holin family protein: protein MEEIMNYVKPELVIVAVALYLLGQWIKQSQTIKDKYIPLINGIVGIVLSGVYIMSVCEVHTIQQISTAAFTAITQGILVAGLSTYVDQLIKQSGKNE, encoded by the coding sequence ATGGAAGAGATCATGAACTACGTAAAACCGGAACTGGTGATAGTGGCAGTGGCCCTCTACCTATTGGGGCAATGGATCAAGCAAAGCCAGACGATTAAGGACAAATACATCCCGCTGATTAACGGAATTGTGGGCATAGTTTTAAGCGGTGTCTACATCATGTCCGTTTGTGAGGTACACACCATCCAACAGATTTCTACGGCAGCATTTACGGCAATTACTCAGGGGATCCTGGTGGCCGGACTGAGCACGTACGTGGATCAGCTGATTAAACAATCCGGTAAAAACGAATAG
- a CDS encoding S8 family peptidase — protein sequence MEKILDNRYYDLIISNTLVPSYNTGDNITMLNEFNSLLHIPKDRMEACDLGINAYHSFPTLYTLESSVSIERSGIGAVQRTPALGMHGRGVIIGIVDSGIDYRHPAFKYNDRTTRILSIWDQTQVGSTPPRGFTFGAEYTKELINFALISETPFSIVPEVDTVRHGTAIASIIAGRPNDDYNFSGVVPDADMVVVKLKEAKENLKRLFFVPQGTLCYQESDIILGIRYLVATAQRLNRPLVICIALGSSQGGHDGRGASSIYLDYLVQTPKLGVVVAAGNEGSSRRHYFNDTRSVPYLSNFRLNVGINDKGFSMEIWPYIPSRLFIEVTAPTFESSRTIYPSFANCERIVFQSVDTVVWVNNNIFEVESGDQLILVRFENVAPGTWYFRVGSVENEPFSFHCWLPSGNIISNETFFLDSSPDTTITSQGDAVHPLTVAAYNQNDGTILNESSRGYTRLGLVKPDVSAPGYLLPCALPDFQYGTATGTGAAAAHAAGVAAMVMEWGYNKGNYTAVTGYQVNRVIIRGAKRDPVNIYPNNVWGYGQVDAENMFRQLTTY from the coding sequence ATGGAAAAAATACTGGATAATCGGTATTATGATCTGATCATAAGTAATACCCTGGTTCCATCCTATAATACTGGTGATAATATTACGATGCTGAATGAATTCAATTCCCTGCTGCATATACCAAAGGATCGGATGGAGGCCTGTGATCTGGGCATCAATGCCTATCATTCCTTTCCGACCTTATATACCTTGGAATCATCGGTCAGCATTGAGAGGTCCGGGATCGGAGCTGTTCAACGGACTCCTGCTCTTGGTATGCATGGAAGAGGAGTAATCATTGGTATTGTGGATTCTGGTATCGATTACCGTCATCCGGCATTTAAGTATAATGACAGAACAACCAGAATCCTGTCTATATGGGATCAGACCCAGGTGGGAAGTACGCCTCCCAGAGGGTTTACTTTTGGCGCGGAATATACCAAAGAACTGATAAATTTCGCATTAATATCTGAAACGCCCTTTTCCATTGTTCCTGAGGTTGATACCGTCCGCCATGGAACCGCCATTGCAAGCATCATTGCCGGCCGGCCCAACGATGATTATAATTTCAGCGGTGTTGTTCCGGATGCAGATATGGTGGTTGTAAAACTGAAAGAGGCAAAGGAAAACCTAAAAAGGCTGTTTTTTGTTCCGCAAGGCACTTTGTGCTACCAGGAATCAGACATCATCCTTGGAATCCGGTACTTAGTCGCCACTGCTCAAAGGCTGAACCGTCCTCTTGTGATATGCATTGCTCTTGGAAGCAGTCAGGGAGGGCATGATGGGAGGGGAGCCTCCAGCATTTATCTTGATTATCTGGTGCAGACACCTAAGCTGGGAGTGGTTGTTGCCGCGGGAAATGAAGGGAGCAGCAGAAGGCATTATTTCAATGATACCCGGTCAGTCCCCTATTTGAGCAACTTTCGGTTGAATGTGGGAATCAATGATAAGGGATTTTCCATGGAAATCTGGCCTTATATCCCTTCAAGGCTTTTTATTGAGGTCACTGCTCCCACCTTTGAATCATCACGTACCATTTATCCTTCATTCGCGAATTGTGAAAGAATTGTTTTTCAGTCCGTTGATACCGTAGTCTGGGTAAATAATAATATTTTTGAGGTGGAAAGCGGGGATCAGCTGATCCTGGTCCGTTTTGAGAATGTTGCTCCGGGGACCTGGTATTTCAGGGTCGGCAGCGTGGAGAATGAACCGTTCTCATTCCATTGCTGGCTGCCGTCTGGAAATATCATATCCAATGAGACCTTTTTCCTGGATTCCAGTCCGGATACGACCATAACATCCCAGGGAGATGCCGTCCATCCTTTGACGGTTGCGGCCTATAATCAGAATGATGGAACAATCCTTAATGAGTCAAGCAGAGGATATACCAGACTGGGGCTGGTGAAACCGGATGTAAGCGCTCCCGGCTATCTGCTTCCCTGTGCGCTTCCGGATTTTCAATACGGAACCGCTACAGGCACCGGAGCGGCCGCCGCCCATGCGGCAGGGGTTGCAGCCATGGTGATGGAGTGGGGGTACAATAAAGGAAACTATACGGCTGTTACCGGATATCAGGTCAACCGGGTGATTATACGCGGAGCAAAGCGGGATCCTGTCAATATTTATCCCAACAATGTATGGGGATACGGACAGGTGGATGCGGAAAATATGTTCAGGCAGCTGACTACCTATTAA